In Gossypium raimondii isolate GPD5lz chromosome 12, ASM2569854v1, whole genome shotgun sequence, a single window of DNA contains:
- the LOC105762978 gene encoding protein ALTERED PHOSPHATE STARVATION RESPONSE 1: MGCSSSKLDDLPAVALCRERCAFLDEAIRQRFALAEAHVAYTASLKSFGQSLNNFVGHDFGTSSGALPPSPPSPNKLKSKAVDPIAVGPSSPKKGHHHSHSNSGSHLHFHSDSDEDDSGGSLHHSDHSSPLHDDGGGHIEYMHPNYPNYGPLESGSFPGGFMHMNFMRKQPTPSIVYEQRPMNPETVYMGESSSSSYYPHSYMSNNNPSSSSYPYQGYPNYGGFSNYSSYSAPGYESSLQPAAGSSSKPPPPPPSPPRASAWDFLNPFESYESYYPPFTPARNSREVREEEGIPELEDEDYQHEVVKEVHGDQKFVDSGGYSKPPVKDEDGKVAASEAEASLYQTRPSVGVENDRVEYEVHVVDKKVVDDERAEERGTGSRGAPKDVFEVIREIQVQFVRAAESGTEIAKLLEVGTLPHHRKHVSKILHVVTPSLSVVPSHPSTSQTGESSSSADNTDPAFLDINEEMARKTKNLSATLQKLHLWEKKLYNEVKAEEKMRVAYDRKSQKLRQLDQRGAEANKIESTRNTIRGLSTKIRIAIQVVDKISVTINKIRDEELWPLLNELIEGLDRMWKSMLECHRNQCQVVREAKTLGLIGSGKKLSDDHLKATLQFEHELISWTIRFSSWIDAQKGYVRGLNNWLLKCLYYEPEVTDDGVAPFSPSRIGAPPIFVICNQWSQAMDRISEREVINSMRVLVTGVLQLWEQDKSEMHRRMMANKDLERKARNLDREDQKLQKDIQALDKKIVLVSGDGSSLSVAGNVVYQSETSNSSLQGGLQRIFEAMENFSSESSKVYEELLQRVKERTAEEHETVS, encoded by the exons ATGGGATGTTCTAGTTCAAAGTTAGATGATCTTCCGGCAGTTGCTCTTTGCCGGGAAAGATGTGCCTTTTTAGACGAAGCGATTCGACAGCGTTTTGCTCTAGCCGAAGCTCATGTTGCTTACACTGCGTCTTTGAAGTCATTTGGTCAGTCTTTGAATAATTTCGTGGGGCATGATTTTGGAACTTCTTCAGGGGCGCTACCTCCTTCTCCTCCGTCGCCCAATAAACTTAAAAGCAAAGCCGTTGATCCAATTGCCGTTGGCCCAAGTTCTCCCAAGAAGGGTCATCACCATTCCCATTCCAATTCTGGTTCTCATCTTCACTTCCATTCCGATTCGGATGAAGATGACTCCGGCGGCTCTTTGCACCATTCAGACCATTCTTCGCCTTTGCACGACGATGGTGGTGGTCATATAGAGTATATGCACCCAAACTATCCTAATTATGGACCTCTTGAATCTGGGTCTTTTCCCGGCGGCTTTATGCATATGAATTTTATGAGGAAGCAACCAACACCGTCGATTGTTTATGAACAAAGGCCTATGAATCCGGAGACTGTTTATATGGGtgaatcttcatcttcttcttatTATCCTCACTCTTATATGAGTAACAATAATCCTAGTTCTAGTTCATACCCTTATCAAGGTTACCCCAATTACGGTGGTTTTAGTAATTATTCTTCTTATTCGGCGCCTGGTTATGAGTCTTCACTGCAACCGGCGGCGGGGTCATCCTCGAAACCACCACCGCCTCCACCTTCGCCTCCGAGAGCTTCAGCTTGGGATTTCTTGAACCCTTTCGAGAGCTATGAAAGCTATTATCCTCCGTTTACACCGGCTAGGAATTCAAGAGAAGTTAGAGAAGAGGAAGGGATCCCTGAGTTGGAAGATGAGGATTATCAACATGAAGTAGTTAAAGAAGTGCATGGAGACCAGAAATTTGTTGATAGCGGTGGTTATTCCAAGCCCCCAGTTAAAGATGAGGATGGGAAAGTTGCTGCTAGTGAGGCAGAGGCTTCGCTTTATCAGACACGGCCGAGTGTTGGGGTTGAAAATGATAGGGTGGAATATGAGGTTCATGTGGTGGATAAGAAAGTGGTGGATGATGAGAGGGCTGAGGAGCGTGGTACCGGGTCAAGGGGCGCTCCAAAGGATGTTTTTGAGGTGATTAGAGAGATACAGGTTCAGTTTGTGAGAGCTGCCGAGTCAGGGACTGAAATTGCCAAGCTGCTTGAGGTTGGAACACTTCCTCATCACCGCAAACATG TTTCCAAGATTTTGCATGTAGTTACTCCTTCGTTATCTGTAGTACCATCTCATCCATCTACTTCTCAGACTGGCGAGTCTTCTTCGTCTGCTGACAACACTGATCCAGCTTTTCTAGACATCAATGAGGAAATGGCCAGGAAAACGAAAAACCTTTCCGCTACTTTGCAGAAGTTGCATCTTTGGGAAAAGAAGCTCTACAATGAAGTAAAG GCTGAGGAGAAGATGCGGGTAGCTTACGACAGGAAATCTCAGAAGTTAAGGCAACTAGATCAAAGGGGTGCTGAAGCTAATAAAATTGAGTCAACCCGGAATACAATCAGGGGCCTGTCCACGAAGATAAGAATAGCAATTCAAGTTGTTGACAAGATATCTGTGACAATTAATAAGATCAGGGATGAGGAACTATGGCCACTGCTCAATGAACTGATTGAAGG GTTAGACAGAATGTGGAAATCAATGCTTGAATGTCATCGTAATCAGTGTCAGGTAGTTAGAGAAGCCAAAACTTTAGGTCTCATTGGATCTGGCAAAAAACTCAGTGATGATCATCTTAAGGCCACATTGCAGTTCGAGCATGAACTTATTAGTTGGACTATAAGATTCTCAAGTTGGATAGATGCCCAGAAGGGTTATGTAAGAGGTTTGAATAATTGGCTACTAAAATGTCTTTACTATGAACCCGAAGTAACTGATGATGGAGTAGCTCCCTTCTCACCTAGTAGAATAGGCGCACCACCCATATTTGTAATATGTAACCAGTGGTCACAAGCAATGGATAGGATATCAGAAAGGGAGGTGATCAACTCTATGCGGGTTTTAGTGACTGGTGTGCTCCAGCTTTGGGAACAAGATAAGTCAGAAATGCATCGGAGGATGATGGCCAATAAGGATTTAGAGAGGAAGGCTAGGAATTTGGATAGAGAGGATCAGAAGTTGCAGAAAGATATCCAAGCATTAGAtaagaaaattgttttggtCTCTGGAGATGGTAGCAGTCTCTCGGTAGCTGGAAATGTTGTGTATCAGAGTGAGACTAGCAACAGTAGTTTGCAGGGGGGCTTGCAACGCATATTTGAGGCAATGGAAAACTTCAGTTCCGAGTCCTCCAAAGTCTATGAGGAACTTTTGCAGCGTGTTAAAGAAAGGACTGCTGAAGAGCATGAGACAGTATCATAG